The genomic stretch CATGTGAAAACGCTTTGCGGTAATCACGAGAATGAACACGGCCATGGCAATCATTACGCCACCTTCGAACGGAAACGACGACTGCCCTTTCATCATCACACCGCGGATAATGCGTTGATAATAGTATGCCGGAAAAATGTGAGCGACGCCTTGAAGAATCTTTGGCATTGAACTGACCGGAAATACGAACCCGGAGAGCAGCATGGTCGGAATCACCGTCACGAGCTGCGCCAGCATCATCGCCACCTGCTGCGTTTTGGCTATCGTCGAAATCAACAATCCGAAGCTGACGGCAATCGACAGATAGACAAAGCTATATCCTGCCAATACGCTCCATGACCCGTTCATCGGCACTCCAAAAACGTGACGCCCGACTGCCAGAATCAGGGCCGCGTCGAGTACTCCGATTAACATGTACGGCAGCACTTTCCCAACTACCACCTGCGCAGCACTGACCGGCGTGGTCAGCACCTGCTCAAGGGTTCCCGTTTCCTTCTCACGAACAATCGCGACGCTGGTCAGCAGTGAGCATATCATCATTAAGACAATCGCGACAAGCCCGGGTACGATGAATCGTGCGCTGATCAGTTCAGGATTGAACCAGACTCTGGACTTTATCTCAATTGGCTGTGAACGCTCTCCGATGACCGCGCGCATCTGATCGCGATTGAGCTGCGCAGACACCGCTTCAAGGTAACTGCCCACCGTTGCCGCGGTTGTTCCGTCCGCCCCATCAACAAGAATCTGAATTGGACTAGCAGGAGCTTCAACCAACCTGCGGCCATATCCTTCCGGAAACACCAAGGCCGCGTAGAATTGTCCTTTGCGAAACCCTTGTTCAATGTCTTCCCGGCTGTTCAGATACTCCGAAGCAACGATGAACTTCCCGGACGTCATCCGGCTGACAAAATCCGCGCTCTCACGACTTCGGTCATAGTCGAGGATGCCAACACGAAGGTTCCTCAAATCCATGTCAATCGCATAACCGTACAGAAGCACCATCATGAGCGGCATGAGAATGGCAAAGGCCAGACTTCGCGGATCGCGAAGGATATGCACAAACTCCTTACGAGCTATCGCAAGCATGCGCTTCATCTTTGAACCGCCCGAATGAAGGTTTCCTGCATGGTGCGCGTATGAAAGCGATCCTTTAGCTCACTCGGAGTTCCGAGCGCAATAAGTTTCCCCGCATCCATGATCGAGATATGATTGCAATACTCCGCCTCGTCCATGAAGTGGGTTGTTACAAAGATGGTCATGCCTTCTGCCGAGTAGTCATATATGAGATTCCAGAAAGAACGTCGTGCCACTGGATCCACTCCGCCGGTCGGTTCATCGAGGAACAGCACGTCAGGGCGATGAATGACGCTGCAGCCGAGAGCAAGACGCTGTTTGAATCCAAGCGGCAGCCTTGACGGAAGATCATTCGCGTTTGAAGTCAAACCAAGCCGCTCAAACAAACTCTCACGGCGTTCGCGGCTGTCCTGCGCAGTGAGACCGTACACTCCGCCGTAGAATTCCATGTTCTCAGCCAGTGTCAAATCTTCGTACAAGCTGAACTTCTGACTCATGTATCCAATCCGCCGCTTGATTGCCTCCGGCTGCCGGTTCACCGATAATCCCGCCACCCACGCCGTGCCAGCGGTCGGCGCCAGGAGTCCGCATAGCATCCGGATTGCCGTCGTCTTCCCCGCTCCATTCGCTCCAAGAAAACCGAAGATGTCTCCTCTTCGTACGGTGAGTTCAAGTGAGTCAACGGCAGTAAACTTGCCAAATTTCCGGGTTAAACCCTGTGCTTGCACCGCAATCTCCGGCGGCGGTGCCTGATCAACCGTTGACTCTCTGCTCACGGCTTTCCTCTATTGAAACGAGATGAATCATTGTCTCTTCAACGGTCGGTGTTAGGTCGTTAACCCTGACTGACTCCCGGGCGAGAATATCACGTGCCTTGACCGCATCGCCTTCCGACTTCAGAACCACGTGCAGTCTGTCGCCGACTCGATCCACTTCTGCATCCAACATGTTGCGCAGTCGCTCTTCTGCCTCATTTTCATCCATTCCGATAATCTCGAGTATCTTGTGAGGATATAAGCGCGGCAGCTCATTCGGCGTACCGGAAAATAGCACGCGCCCGTGATGCATGACGATAATGCGGTCGCAGAGTTCCGCCTCGTCCATGTACGGAGTGCTGACTAGAAGCGCTTTACCTTCACTGGCAAGTTCACGCAGAATTGCCCAAAACTCCTGGCGACTGACGGGATCCACACCGGTTGTCGGCTCATCGAGGACAAGCAGCTCAGGTGTATGAATCAGTGTGCAGGACAATGCAAGCTTCTGTTTCATTCCGCCAGACAGCTTGCCGGCGCGACGCTCGCGAAATGGCTCAAGCCGGCTGAATGCCATGAGCCGTTTCTCACGCTCAGAATATTCACTCCGGGCCACTCCGTAAAGTTCGGCAAAGAAGCGAAGGTTTTCGACGACCGAGAGATCAGGATACAAACTGAATCTTTGCGGCATGTAACCTATGTGTTCCTTGACAGAATTCGCCTGAGTGATCGGGTCAAAGCCCAGCACACGCACATCGCCTGAGTCTTGCTCCACCAGCGCACACGAAATTCGCATCGCAGTGGTCTTTCCCGCTCCGTCGGCTCCGATCAAGCCTACAATCTCTCCGCTCTTCACATCAAGAGTCAAACCGTCAACGGCTGTTACTTGACCGTAGGACTTCCTCAGTTCTCTTATTTCAAGCGCGTTCGTCATGAATCTGACTTCTTTGTGAATTGCGACTTGCTTCTACTTCGAAAGCACAACTTCGGCGGGCATACCGATTGCCAGTCGCTTGTCCTCGTTATCAAGACTTAACTTGACAGCGTAAACAAGTTGAACCCGCGACTCGCGTGTTTGCGTATTCTTTGGAGTGAACTCTGCTTCCGAGCTAATCCAAATGACTTTTCCTTGAAGACTTTCGCTGCCGAGAGCGTCAACCAAAACGGAATAGGATTCACCGAGTTTCACGTGACTCAGGTCTGACGAGCTTAGGTACACCCGCAGCTCCATGTCCCGGAGTCTCGCTATTTTCAGTTGAGTTGAACCCGGCAACGCCATTTCTCCCGGCTGTGCGTTTCGAAGCACGACCGTTCCGTCAAAGGGAGCCAGGATAACACCCATTTCAATCTGTCGGTCAAAGACGGCCAGTGTTGCGTCAAGTTTGCCTTCCTCCGCATCAAGCACTCCGAGCTGATGTTGAGCCGAAGAGAGTTGAGTCCTCGCGATGTCCCGCTTGGTGCGCAGTTCGTCAAACTGCTGATGTGTCACCGTTCCCTGCTCCAGCAGCGATTCATTTCGCTTCAGTGTCGCTTCGCTAAGCTCCAACGCCTCTTTTGCTTGACGGACCGCGTCCGAGGCGACGTTCTTTTGCGCTTGTAAAAGCGACCGTGAGGCTTCCGCTTGCGCCTTCTGCAACGCTATTAGTCGCGTGTCAAGCACAATCAGTGTGTCACCGGATTTCGCGTCCTCGCCAAGGTCCTTCCGTATCTCGAGAATGCGCGCGGCGATTTCAGAAGCGATTTCGACTTCCGTCGCCTCAAGCGTTCCGGAGGGGTTTGGGCCTGCATTGTCGGAACTGCAGGCATTGACAAAGAGGACGGCAACGGTCAGTAGTAGAAAACTGCGTATCATGGTTATCTCCCAATCGCGTAAAGGTAATCGGCTTCGGCAAGGCGCAGCGCGACAACTGATGATATCCACTCGAGCTCGGCGATCGTCAGATCATCCTGAGCATCCAGCCATTGTGATTCGCTTGCAAGACCTGCGGCGAGTGTATTGCTGAGCATTTCCACCCGCCGTGTTTCGATCTGCAGCCGCTCTCGCAGCTTGCTCTCCACCGGCCTTGCGGCATCCCGTGTTTCAAGTGAAGTCAGCGCGCGTGATTCGAACGTCTTAAGCACGTCAGAGCGCGTTGCCGACAGCGATCTTGCAAGTACTTCCTGTGACTTTGCACGGGACCTTGCTTCATGAAAGTCCCACAAAGTCCACGACATTGAAACACCCAGCGTGTAATAGTCCATCCACTCGTTCTCAATCATGTCAACGCCGGGTTTTGCATAGTGATATACTGCTGCTGCGCCAACATTAGGCAGCAAACCGGCAATGCTTGCGCGGCGCAGGCGATTTCGCTGCTCGATTCTGGCATCAAGCATTTGCACTTCTGGCCGTTGTTGAATCAGCTCCGGATCGTATCCTGCGTCGTAAGCCAACGCCGAGTTCAACACAGATTGCGGAAAGATCTCCAACGACGGCTCGCCAATCAGTTTGCCTAAAGCGAGCCGCGCGTTTCGCGCCGCCGTTTCCGCCTGCAATAAGGCGGACTCCGCGGACTTCAAACTTGCTTCGACAGCCAGCAGTGCGTCTTCGGTCGCAACTCCAATCGTCCGCGAAGACGAGAGCTCGTCGAAATGCCGCTGCAGTCGTGCGCGGCGCGCGACAGCTGCGTCTTGGTTTGCTTGCGCGCCTGCCGCGATGAAGTACGCACGTCGGATACTGTGCAGAAGGATTAGGCTGTCGGCGCGTGTGTCATACCGCTGCGCCTGTGCATCGAGGCGTGCCGCTTGTTCGCGTGAAACGATTGCTCCTCCCGCGTACAGCGGTATCGTCGCCGTGAGGTTCAGATCATAAATGTTGCCGTCGCCAAACTTGATCTTCGGCGGTGTGAACCCCGGAGCTGAGGGAAATGCTGATGTCAGGTCCTGCGTTTCGCTTGTGTAATTGTAGCTTCCCTTCAGAGCAAGGGACGGTTTGCGCTGGCCTGCGAAGGCGCGTGCGTCGAACTGCGCCGAGTTCGTTGCATGTCTCTTTGCCTCCAGCGCATCGCTGGCTTCCAATCCTCTTCGGAGGCATTCGTCGAGCGAAAGCGTATCCGGCCCCGTTTGCGCGAGTGACAGCTGAAGCGCCGCGCACAACAGAGCTGCGATCATCAGGATTTTCATTGAGGTCTCCTCTCTACTGCGCCATACAGCAGCAGATCGAGAATGCTTGTCAGTCGCTCTTCCATGAACAGTTCCTCGTCTTCGATCTGCAAATCTAAAAATGTCTCTGCCACCGGCCGTGCGACAAAGAAGAATAAATTGAGTGACAGCATGCTGATGAATAATTGCTTGGGGTTGACCGGACGCAATTGCCCGGCCTGCACTCCATGTTCGATTAGTGATAATATCCTTGTCACGACCGGTGGCTGTTGGCCGCCGGTCATTTCCATGACAACGCTGCGTGTCAGTTCCGGATCGTCGGCAGTTCCGCCAATAAACAGCCGGACACAGTGCTTGTGGCGGATGACCGCGCGGTAATGCGATCGCACAAAGTGCTTGAGCACGGCGATGGCGTCATGTTCATCTGCTGGCAGCTTTTGCATTTCATATCCGACTTCAGACATTATGAGGGTGAATTGCTTCGCGAATGCGGCTCGGTACAGTCCGGTTCGGTCGCGGAAGTGATAATAGATCAGGGCCTTGTTCACCCCGGCCTGTTGCGCAATGTGCTCGAGCCGGGCGCCGTGCCGACCCTGGGAGGAGAAGACGTCAATTGCCGCTGCGACAATCCTGTCCTTGACGGTTAAGTCTTGAGATGTTTTTTGCTCTGCGTTCATGATTGACAATATCGTTAAACTTTTTTGTCAAGTCAATAGGAATGTGAAATTTCGTTTCAATATTTAATTATTATTTATTAATAATTTATCAATGTTATTTAAATCGAGATAGAGGCATGATTTAACGATATAGTAAAAACAGTCTGCATCTGTTACTCTCTTTTGTACTTCGATCGCCTGATTTGGCAATCGGATTTTATTCATATGTTCAATCTTTGCTTGCACGTACTCAGATTCTGCAGCTCAAACTTACCGTATGCCCCTTCATATATATAAGGAGAGGCAGTAAGGTGAATGTTTTCATCACGAGGTAAGCGATACGCAGAAACAACCACTTATGCAGCGTACTAACCAAATTCTAATCTTGGTCTCATATGACCAAAACCTCAGCAAAGTAAATTGGGTCACTTACGCGGTGAATGGTTTTCACATTCCAGAACCTAATCCAATACCAAAATGAACTCTCGCATTGTCTCGTCCCTTCTAATTGCACTCGCGTTCACACTCGCTCTTGGCTGCTCCGAGGATCGCGCCAATCGCCTGGCAACTGAGCCTGTATCGGATTCCCAAACATGGGGAGTATTGATCTACGCCGCCGGAAACTACGATGGCGATGTTATACAGAACTCACAGATGTCCCTCACATCCCGTGCAATCGCGACGGTCCGTGTGATGGAGACAGAGCTCAACGCGCCGCAAACGCTTACGCAGGCTTGTATTGCTGCACCCGTCACGCAAGGGGATGTCGAAATATACGAAGTGGACTTCAGCCCCAGGACTCCCGAAGGACTTCTGAACTCTGAGCTTGTTGCCAATCTCGGTCAGGTCAGCACGGGCGATCCGCTGACACTGCGCGCCTTTCTGGAAACCGCACTGTCGCAAATGAACGCGGATCACTATGTGCTTTGTCTCGCCGGTGACGGTCATGGCTGGCAAGGGATGATGGGCGACTACGGCAATTCCCTTGGAATGCCAGTGGACATGCTGCGCAGAGAGCTCGAGAGTGTCTCGCACTTGCTTCCAAACGGAGGCTTTGACATTCTCGCATTGTATGCGCGCAATATGGGCACGCTTGAGAATGTGTATGAGCTTCGCGATTGTGCCGATTACATTGTCACTTCAACCTTTAATGTCGAACAGCCGCATCATGAAATTATTGCCGAATGGTACAGGGATCTGCAAGCCCAGCCCGAACTCTCACCGCGTGAGTTGGCTGCATACATGATTGACGCGGAACGGCTTGCGCAAGACACTGAAACTGCGGTGTTCCTGACTTCCCTGTGGGATGCAAATGCCGTCGGCTCTATCGCATCAGCATTTGATGAGTTTTCACGTCAATGGCTTGCCGCAAGTGAGTTGCAATCGCCCGCCCTGCTCGGCATCAGAGACGAACTAATGCAAACTGATTTGCATAACGGCATTCAACTGGATATACAAGAATATGCCGATGCACTTGCCGCTTCCGGACAGTTCACCGATGAACAATACGCACCGTTCCTTGACGCTGCGGTGAATCTTGTCCACGCTGCGGAAGCGGCGAGGTTGATGTCTTACGGCTCCGACGACGCCGCCGGACACGCAGGACTTTGCTACTATTTCCCGACACAAACAGACCTTGACTCCACGGCTGGAGACGCATATGCCGAGCTGCAGCTTTCCGATGTGTCCGGGGCATGGGCGAATTATGTCAAACAGTTGCCCCGGGCACCGCGCACGACGGTCACGATTTCCGGTTTGGGACATGTGCGCGCAGGTCTGTCTGTTCAGAATCTGGTCTTCTTCATGGACACTCTGGCAACAGGTTTGCCCGCTCCCACGCGCAATCTGAGTCCGCAATGGACTCCCGTAACGGCTAATGGTGATACCGTCGACTACTCGATTTCCTTCAGCTTGACTGAAGCTGATTCCATGATGGTTCGCTTCGGTCTCTACATTGACAACAATCAGGACGGTCAGTTGAATACCGGTGACCGCTTCGGTTTCTGGGATCTTCCGGGAGGCGGAAACTTCGAACGGCTTATGTTGCATCGCGGCGATGTACTGACCGGCCGCAACGTGTTCATTAATTTCAACCGCAATTAATCAGGATACACTTCGTGCGCAA from bacterium encodes the following:
- a CDS encoding ABC transporter ATP-binding protein codes for the protein MTNALEIRELRKSYGQVTAVDGLTLDVKSGEIVGLIGADGAGKTTAMRISCALVEQDSGDVRVLGFDPITQANSVKEHIGYMPQRFSLYPDLSVVENLRFFAELYGVARSEYSEREKRLMAFSRLEPFRERRAGKLSGGMKQKLALSCTLIHTPELLVLDEPTTGVDPVSRQEFWAILRELASEGKALLVSTPYMDEAELCDRIIVMHHGRVLFSGTPNELPRLYPHKILEIIGMDENEAEERLRNMLDAEVDRVGDRLHVVLKSEGDAVKARDILARESVRVNDLTPTVEETMIHLVSIEESREQRVNG
- a CDS encoding efflux RND transporter periplasmic adaptor subunit produces the protein MIRSFLLLTVAVLFVNACSSDNAGPNPSGTLEATEVEIASEIAARILEIRKDLGEDAKSGDTLIVLDTRLIALQKAQAEASRSLLQAQKNVASDAVRQAKEALELSEATLKRNESLLEQGTVTHQQFDELRTKRDIARTQLSSAQHQLGVLDAEEGKLDATLAVFDRQIEMGVILAPFDGTVVLRNAQPGEMALPGSTQLKIARLRDMELRVYLSSSDLSHVKLGESYSVLVDALGSESLQGKVIWISSEAEFTPKNTQTRESRVQLVYAVKLSLDNEDKRLAIGMPAEVVLSK
- a CDS encoding ABC transporter permease, producing MKRMLAIARKEFVHILRDPRSLAFAILMPLMMVLLYGYAIDMDLRNLRVGILDYDRSRESADFVSRMTSGKFIVASEYLNSREDIEQGFRKGQFYAALVFPEGYGRRLVEAPASPIQILVDGADGTTAATVGSYLEAVSAQLNRDQMRAVIGERSQPIEIKSRVWFNPELISARFIVPGLVAIVLMMICSLLTSVAIVREKETGTLEQVLTTPVSAAQVVVGKVLPYMLIGVLDAALILAVGRHVFGVPMNGSWSVLAGYSFVYLSIAVSFGLLISTIAKTQQVAMMLAQLVTVIPTMLLSGFVFPVSSMPKILQGVAHIFPAYYYQRIIRGVMMKGQSSFPFEGGVMIAMAVFILVITAKRFHMRLDK
- a CDS encoding TetR family transcriptional regulator; this encodes MNAEQKTSQDLTVKDRIVAAAIDVFSSQGRHGARLEHIAQQAGVNKALIYYHFRDRTGLYRAAFAKQFTLIMSEVGYEMQKLPADEHDAIAVLKHFVRSHYRAVIRHKHCVRLFIGGTADDPELTRSVVMEMTGGQQPPVVTRILSLIEHGVQAGQLRPVNPKQLFISMLSLNLFFFVARPVAETFLDLQIEDEELFMEERLTSILDLLLYGAVERRPQ
- a CDS encoding ABC transporter ATP-binding protein, yielding MAVQAQGLTRKFGKFTAVDSLELTVRRGDIFGFLGANGAGKTTAIRMLCGLLAPTAGTAWVAGLSVNRQPEAIKRRIGYMSQKFSLYEDLTLAENMEFYGGVYGLTAQDSRERRESLFERLGLTSNANDLPSRLPLGFKQRLALGCSVIHRPDVLFLDEPTGGVDPVARRSFWNLIYDYSAEGMTIFVTTHFMDEAEYCNHISIMDAGKLIALGTPSELKDRFHTRTMQETFIRAVQR
- a CDS encoding TolC family protein, which encodes MKILMIAALLCAALQLSLAQTGPDTLSLDECLRRGLEASDALEAKRHATNSAQFDARAFAGQRKPSLALKGSYNYTSETQDLTSAFPSAPGFTPPKIKFGDGNIYDLNLTATIPLYAGGAIVSREQAARLDAQAQRYDTRADSLILLHSIRRAYFIAAGAQANQDAAVARRARLQRHFDELSSSRTIGVATEDALLAVEASLKSAESALLQAETAARNARLALGKLIGEPSLEIFPQSVLNSALAYDAGYDPELIQQRPEVQMLDARIEQRNRLRRASIAGLLPNVGAAAVYHYAKPGVDMIENEWMDYYTLGVSMSWTLWDFHEARSRAKSQEVLARSLSATRSDVLKTFESRALTSLETRDAARPVESKLRERLQIETRRVEMLSNTLAAGLASESQWLDAQDDLTIAELEWISSVVALRLAEADYLYAIGR